The DNA segment CATTCTCACTTAAACTTGCACCAAGTCACTTTGAGGCAAGTCCTGGAGCTGAGTTCCATAAAGAGTATATGCAGTGTGGTGAGATTTTCAGGTGGGAGAGTACCACCTGGATATGTTGTAGGCTTTCCTGTTAGTGTTAGCCCTGGGTTTAAGCTTGGAAATGGGTCTATCATAAAGGCTAGAGTTTACTTGATGAGTCTAACACTCCAACAATAGGCGTAGAGCCAAGAATAGCCGTAATAGAAGTCACTTGATCAgagaataatttttattttaatgcgAAAACCCATAAAATTTCACGTTTGTATTAGTGTTAGTATATTTCCAATATAGCAATGTATAAATAAACAAGCCACACTATCTCATAAACATTCTTGAATACTCATTGATAAGACTAGCTAAACTAATGGCATAACGACCAAAAGAACCCCAAGAGTAacagccaaaaaaaaaaaatgatgacgGGAATGACCAAGACAATAGTACATTGGATGCTGTTGAATATGGTACAAGAATGAACTTCGACCTCGCGTATCAAACTTCAACAAAGTAAAAAAGGCGTATCTGAAAAAAAACCCCTATTAAATTGTTCATCATCATTGCTTCCAATCTACACCACAATAAACTGCTTGATCTCCAAGCTCCTCCTCAATTCGCAGTAGctgcatcaaaattcaaatcataaCTCTTgagcaaaattcaaaattcaaatcataGTACTACAGGCTAAAATATTGAATGACTAACACCCTAAAATGACAGTAAGCAAACCAAAAAGTCTACATCCATCAAGATAGTAGATAGTTCACACAAGTCTGCTTAGACTTGTGCATGAAGTTTAGCAGTATGGATAGAGAAGGGTGTCTAACTGGTTTGTCAtgctaaataaataatttccaTCTTTTTGCAACGATAGTCGCCTAGTCGGATGAAGAATAATGGTTAGCAGGTCAATATTTGAAGTAAGCCACAAAAGTGCACTAATTCCATCAGCAtaagaaataagaaagagacCTGGATGTACTTCTCTAGTCGCTCGCCTCTGCAAGGAGCTCCTGCTTTGATCTGACCAACGGAAAGGCCAACAGATAAATCAGCTATGAAAGAGTCTATAGTTTCCCCACATCTATGAGAAGTTACCACTCCCCAATGTGCTTCCTTTGCCTGCTTCACCACCTCAATGACCTCTGTAACAGTTCCAACTTGGTTGATCTACATTACAATGGGAAATCATCACATTTGTTGTTTCATTCTCAGGAAAGATACATGGAAGGGTACAAAGAGAAGGATTTATATATCCTCTTAAATGACCAAAAAACTAAAGCTAAAACGCACTGGAAAAACTAAGGTGCAGTCAagctaatatttatataaagtGGCTTTGTAAGCTCTATCTTCTAATGTATTTGCACAAAAAAGCAACCTTTTTGCAAATTCTGGATATCCAACACCCCTATTAATGAAACAGGATTAATTCTATGAAGAAAAAGTggaaacaattttgaactaaacaAATGAACCCCTTCAAAgttcatttaaattataatcagTTACCTTAAGAAGAAGAGCATTACATGCATACTCTAGTATTGCTCTCTCAATGCGTTTTGCATTAGACATCAAAAGATCATCCCCAACTACCTGCATAACATTGGAATGAGGGGAAACCATTCAAAGAAGTATCCAGTAGATCAAGCAAACATCTCATTGGTAACATGTCAGTATATTTCTAAACTTAAAACCACAATCAGGCAACAGACATTCTGTATTGTACTTTTTTCTGTATTGTGAAAATGTGGCATTAATACAAAGaagttatttttcatttaaaatgtTCTGTAATAACCAAAAGATAGGGCTTACGCCATAGCATCTAGCACAACTTAACTAGGACAGAGATTGAATGTGCATTAACTCATACAAAATATCAATTGCATAAGAAATTACACCTGACAAATTCCAGTACTAGAGAAACGCTTGATATGTTCCCAATCTTCCTTGTCAAATGGATCTTCTATTGATACAATTGGGAAATCTGCATATTCAGAAagaaagatacaaaacaagcatgaagtaTAGCCTATACGATGTATGATATCATtaggaaaaaaatatagtttaaaaattacTGACCATTACATAACTCCCTGTACAACTCCACCATATCCTCCGCGGACAAAAAATTCTGTCCTAACTTTTGAGGAGATTTGAAGTCCAGATCATATTTTGTACCTATATCAGGGGAAACACATATACTGCTTCAAGGTAGTCAAAGGTAAAAGATGTCTCAGAAGTGTAATAGAATTTTTGACATCTGTAGGAAGGATAGTAGCTTTGTTGTAACAGAAACtgcatctatttttttttgaaagtgaCACTGAAATAGTAAAGACAATTGATATAAAGCAATTCATTTTAATAGCATTATGCAATATTATAGAAAGCACGTATCAGCATATTCCATCTTCTGAACATCTGGAGGTACAAAAGAGACTGAAAATTCCAATTACCTATACAAAAGTTAGTAGCAGCAACATCAAGTGCTATCTGTATTTTGTCAGTATAACCAGCTCGGCGAATTGCCTCCTTTACAAGATCCAGGGCTTCTCTAAAGCTGATGATACTAACTTAAGTCAGCTAaatgaaataaatcaaaagaaCTCTGAAAGTAATAACTTTAGATTTaagcaaaatgaaaaaaaaattaatattattttcactTGTTAGGATCTTTTCCAAATGTATTATTATTAAGCACTTGCATATTTAACATAACTAATTATGCTTTCATACCCTTTTTAGTAAAAGACTACATAACAAACAATAAAATAGCTTGCCTGGAGACATTAGGAGCAAAGCCACCACTTTCACCAACATTACAGTCATGTGTACCATATTTTTCTGTTATAACAGCCTGCCCTTTTATCATCAACCAGAAAATTAATGTATCAGCTTAAACATACTATCTGCTAGTGGCTGCTAGGATTCTTTAATCCAATGAAAAATAAGGCTGAGAAACAACAAATTGGACTTTGAGGAGATCAAAGGGAAATCagaacatagataaataagtaAAATCACCTTCAAGTGATGATAGGTCTCGGTGCCCATTTGCAGAGCTTCCACAAATCTATTTGCTCCGGTTGGGAGGATCATTATTTCCTAACGATACAAACTATATAAGAAAGCTTTACATGTGTGAAAGAATCTTCTACACAACAAAGCAGCAGACAGAACACAGAACTTAATCACTCATAAGCCTAACTACAGCAAAATTACTCACACACTAATAAGCATGGCTAAAAAATGAAGCAAAGTGAAACAGAAGCTATACCTGAATGGCCAGATTATTGCCCGCATGCTTTCCGCCGCTGATGACAGTAAAGGCCGGAACAGGAAGCATGGGACTGACTTTTCCATACAGGTCAGCAATGTGCCTGTAAAGTggaacctgaaatcacagaaacaaTCATACTGGCTTTCCACCTTAAAAACTGAACGATCATGAACTTCTTGTTATTTAACCCCCCCAAAATATAAAAGGCTTGAGAAAAGCATGCCTCTTTTTCAGCAGCTCCAGCTTTACAAGCAGCAATGGACACGGCTAAAATAGCATTAGCTCCAAGTTCACcctgaaaaaaataataataaaaaaactaaaaatcagCAGCAATAAAAacaatgaacaaagagaaatagtGATTGGTTGTTCAAAGGGAAAGAATGTGAGAAATTAAGGAACCTTCTTCTCGGTTTTGTCGAGGTCAATCATGGCCTGATCAATCTGTGACTGAAGAGTGGGATCCATACCAACAAGCGCTTCAGAAATCTTGTCATTGATGTTCTTCACAGCCTTAGCAACCCCGTTTCCAAGGTAGACGCCTTTGTCGCCATCCCTAAGCTCGACGGCCTCGTACATGCCGGAGGAGTCGCCGGAGGGGACGGAGGCGCGGAAAACACCTTTGTTGGTATGAAGGTCCACTTCCACCGTCGGAATTCCCCTGCTATCGAGGATCTGACGTGCCTTCACTTTTGTGATGACTGATTGCACTGATTTCTTCATGTGATTCGActgaataaacaaaaaaaaaaaggaatcgATTGAGAGAAGAGGAAAACGGAGAAATAacgagagaagagagaagagtgaAGAGTAGGTTACGATGAAGAGGACGGGATCGGGGGTTTTAGCCCTAACGGCGGCATTGACAGCATCCTCGAGTTTTCGAGAGAGCATGTGCTTGTCCAGGTACTCCTGCACTGacatttttgttttccactaattcaattcaattcaattcaaatgcTTCGTCTTCAACACACAGACACAGTAACCGTAATTGAGAACTGAGAATTGTTCTTCCGCTGCGACGGAAACACGCTTCTGCAGCTGAAGCTGCTAGCTACCTAGCTGGAGATTCTCGGAGACGACGTCGTATTCCTTACATAACTTGCCTTTCCAATTTTACcctttttaaatataatttacccaaaaaagaaaaaaggagagCGTCTCTTTGGCTGTTTGCAAGGACAAGAGAGCGAGATAGAGAAAGATATTTtgtctaaaaataaatattaaattagtatattttgtgtttatCATGTTAGagatattaataaaagatacaatttagtttttatttattttttattattttattgatttttataattatattttttattattataattttttttaaattttttaaataaaacaaatgaaaataaattatattttcatcatttattttattttgtcaccaaacaaaatacaaaaatactaaattcTGTGTTTTTATCATTTATGTCTTATTCTCAGTGTCTTGTCTTATTTGTAAAGTTTAATTGTAATTTACctataagataattttttttatactattaaatattatttatatgccTTTTGTATCCCAATTAATCCtttcttattattatatatgacccatcattaataattaattattaagaaCCCAATTTTTTGTAGCACATAAATAATTGTAAAGAACCAAGTATTATGCTCAAGCTAGTTTCATGAATGGAAAAAGGGAAAATTTTATGTTCCTTAAATTGAACTAAAAATACAACtgagaattttatttattcatttcagcgattcaaattttaatattaacgaAATGAACATAGTCATGATCCTCAGCAGTTTTAGACTTGTACTAAGAATATTTAGAAATGTTTAGAGTCAGAATTTTAACCATTTGAAAATCAAGACACAAATAACAACTCAACATTTCTTTGCATGTATTCTTCTTGTATAAATAATTAACCATGTCTGAACTCTGAAGAGCAATAGTTAACAAATACAACAACTTAATCAACTATTTCAACCTTTGATTCATGGTGTTCTGCTAGAGAACTCAGTATCAGAAGAAATCAACAACAATGTAGTAAAAAATAGCTTTAGGCATGTATAATGAGTATTCACCATCCCTCCCCTTTATTTATGCTACTACAAATGCACTTGATGAACCTGTAAAATGGCGAATGGATCCTAACAAACTCTTTGCAGCACCAAAATGTTTTATTCTGTATACACCAGGAGCTACATCCTGTGGAATTCTCCATTCTATGGTTGCTTTGCTTCGCGAGCTGAGTTTAGAAGGCCGCGACCACTTGAACCTCAAGcagaagtcatcatcatcataggtAGGAACCCAAGTTTCCTTTCCTTGGAGGAATTCCACAAGTGAGAATGTACCTTCTGTCATTAGGTcatttctggggcatgcagacCAGAAAGTAACCGACACCATGTCGCCTCTCTTAAAGGTAGAGTTCTTGGGCACATCAGAGATGACATCCCCGAAGTTTGAGCCCAGAGGTGTTGTGTCCACCACTACCGGCGTCAGCAAACTTATTTGCTTGTCGAGGAGATCCGGGGGTTGTGGCCCTGGTTCTACAGGCTGGCCACTGATGAGAGCGTTTGCAAGCTTCGTGAACTCTTGAATGTATGCACTGAGTGTGTGTGGACCGAAAAGCGTGGAAGCACCCTGACAATGCAGAAAAATAGAAAGCAGATACATTACTGCTATAATCTAAAAACAATTTGATGACGTGATTCGTGTCTCTCTGCAAAAGAATTTTTCCTGACCTCATATCTTTGCACTTCGTACTCTTCAAATGTTGTCACATACTGTGAGTAAGTATTAGTCAACCCAGCTATAACAACATGAATGTTGTTACCGAAATCTTTGTGACCACTTAGCACTGTCTTCACTGCATCACGAAGACGCCTTCCAGCCATTGTTGTAAATTCTGTCAGAATTGAAACAGTTACATCCCAAATCATCAAGATATCATGGTATCAGTAACATTTCAGCATATTCTTACAACTTATAAGCTCAAAATTTTGATCCAAGGAGTGTATTTCTGATTAATATTGATTTATATACAGTGCTTCTAATTGCAATGAGGTCATTGATAGTTGAAACTAGTTGTCTCAAAATGTGAAGGATCGAAATGCTAACCATCGTAGGAATTAAGAATAAGAGTCCATACCTCCTGGTACACTAAGAATAACAAACTGTCCAACTCGGAGGATCTGGATGGGAAGTATTGAAGGCTGCGATGAACATTAGAGAAGAAAGGTTAATGCAAGTAAAAAAGATACTTTTAATTAGTACGAGCGATATCTGAATGGTTGAAACAAGTGCATAGTTTTCTATAAGGAACAGCTTTCAGCCAAGCAAAATAAGTGTCTTGGGAAAACCACAAGTAGTCATAATAGTGACATAAAATTATCTGTGAGAGTGTTTGAATTCATTAAAGTTCAGGATGAATAAGTAACTTACTGCCCAATCATATGGTACTTTCATTTCACCAGTATCAAGCAAAATGGGCTTTGGCTTCTGGCAATCAATTTGTTCCTGGCCTGGTGTTCTAATCAAGTTGCGGACCAGCTTCCAAAAAGGATTTCCCTGGCATACAATTAGAACAAAGAATAAGCAGAGACAATGAAAGCAATTTAAGAACATGaattgaagataatggaacttgtCAACATAAAGTATGAAATCAGTGGTTACCTGATCATCACCTTGCGTGAAATCAAAAGCTCCAGGTCCATCTGTTGTTCCAGCAGCAAATGCGAATCCCATTGCAGCGGGGCATGTCTTTACTACCTTGAAATTCGGAAGATTTACCTGAAGCTTGGAGAAGTCTATGTAGGCATGTCGAGAATCAACCTTCCCTTTAATCTGTTCAGATGCTCCACTGAATAGTTCCACTGCTTTTTTAAATTGTCTCTCTCCTATAATACGTGTACTTTCGAATTCATCTGGATAGCTGCACATTGATGATAGGATGTGATATAGTAATAAAAAAGGTTAGGTGAATTTTTAATGCACTTGATATAAAAGTTTAAATGCAATAAATAATTACCCTGGTCCTCGGCCATAGCATAATTCATTCTTCCCTCCACAAGTACTATGATTGAAGTCACAAGGTAGTCCGGTATCTATACAAAAAGCTCCAAGGACATTTGGACTAACGTCACCACAATTCGATTGACAAAATGCAGATACAAATTTAGGCTTGTCAACCTGCCTAAGAGCACCTCTTACGCGTCTTGCAATACTCGAAGATTTAGTTACTGGTCTTCCAGGAGGAGATTGGAAGGAGGCTGCGATTTCCAGTAGTTCATGGTCTGTACCCACAAATTTTGAATCGAATTAGAAGCACTTTATCAGAACTTAGAAATGATGGACTAAGATAATGCAATTAATTATATCGTTATTGCACACATTAAGTCAAAATATAAACAACAATAACTAACTCACGATTATCATTAAGGCTGGGAATTATGTTTGAGATTCTTCGGGGGATGCCACCATCTTCAAATCCAACATTATCCATTTTTACAGCATTTTTTCGCTCAAACCAGTCTTCCATAAAACGTGCAGCAGCACCTTTATTATCCCCACTAATTAATGCGTTTGTACGACTCATTGAGGTTCCGTGAGTAGCAAACCAATTGAAGCTTCCAACAGGACCCCATTCAGCATCAATACTAGGACTGCGATTTACACCAGCATCTAAGAGCTCACCTGTAAGTTAAAGATAACtgtgttaaaagttaaaaccttATGATATCACCATATAGAGGAAGAAAGTTGACATAATAGTCAACATACTTGGATACTATTCtttgagagaaaaaataaaaataaaaatagaaaaatttgtgtCTCATCTAGCACATGTGTAATTTCCTGATTCTTTCATTTCTAGATTGCTGTAGACATAACACAAAACCGAAAagtcaaaacaaaatgaaacacAAACTGACCAATTTGCTTCCTATAGTTTTTCATCTTAACCCAGTAcgattaaacagaaaaatacttaaaaccactataaattttaaataatatggaAGCCATGGTTATGCATGTGAGTGGACAAGTGCCTTACtgggaaagagaaaaacaatacaACTTCTTTTCCTTACCCTTGTTAACAAATATTGATCCTGGGTGGAGATTTTCATGGGCCTCAACAATGCTTTTCTCAATTCCATCAACAATGACATCAAATGACTGGCGAACGAATCCAAGGGATGTTACAATATACACAACATACTGGAGATAACCACCAGGACCAGCATGAGTGTGAATTCCACTAATAGCTACATTCTTTTCAGTGTAAAGATCACCATATCTGCCAAACCAAGCGAAGTACAACCTCAGGCATGCAATTAAGGATGGTAAATAattaagaaatggaaaaaatGCATAACTACACAGTGAAATCTAAGAAATCTATCATAGTTTCTGCAAAGTAATCATAATACCAAATCATTGTTTTACCTTGCTTTCAGCCTCTCAAGAACTTTGATAGTCACAAGCTGTGAAGCCATGCAAGCATCAAGGTTCACAAACACCACCCGGTTACCATTTGGCTCAGCGACAATGAAAGCACGAGCCCTGAGCCTGAAGTGAACACCAGATGCAATTTGTTCTGCGTTGGCATACCCCATCATATTGACATCAGCTGCAGGACCAGTGATGTCATAGCTTCCAAGACCAATCAAGTAATCTGAATTCGAATGCACAACAGAACTCCATAGCAGCAGTACTAGCGGCAACAAAAGGGTCCAACCTcccatggttttacttttacaTGCCCTCATAGAGAGGGAAGGGAACTCCATTTCACAACCCAagttgaaatcaatcaaaagaccaattctttttcctattttcaaGCTTAGTCAGTTGTTCTCATTTCCCTTCACAAATCACAACCACAAAGCTTTCAGTTATTGAAActtaaaattcaaaaccaaacaacaaaaaattgaacctaaaattgaaaatttcataACTTCCTAGTTCCTAATGCATGTCTAACAAATAACTATCAATTCCAAATATTCACAATATATTTGAttgcaaaaataataataattcaaatatacTAGATATAATTATGAAGCAATAAAAGGAGAGTTGAGTTCCTCACCACCCAGATGCAAAGTTGCGAGCTTTACACGAACATGAACATGACGAAGTAATCTAAGCTAAGTTGGAAATAAGAAAATGATCCAGGAGATTATTAAAGGGAGGAAGTAGTGAAGaatgggagagagagagagagagagagagagttatttttaattattatggtTATGTAACAGCCACTCTTCAATGAATGTTGGAAGAGTGGACTGCTATGGAAGCAACGAAAGCAGAGAGGAAAGAGAACAAGTGTGAAGTTGTTGGTTCCATACCGTGCTATTTGAAGCTTCCGAATTTGTTTCTCACTGCATTGGATCAACCTAAttaattcattcattcattgaaaaatataatttatctattacccaattaaaaaataaacttaatgcTTTGTTCCTCAATAAATAAGAATATAGTTTCATAAGTTTTGCACAAGTTATGCTTGTTTAATTGTTTTACTAGTGGATGTTTAAAttggtaaaaaataattactcataaattaatcactatatcattatattattctccaacaaattatattttagcgGTTTGGGTGGTCGATTGGTTCTTAAATGGATTAGAGAAGTAATGGGTGTACAGACAGGGATATGGATGTGGATTATTCGTGCGTGATTGGACCTCCCGGGCAAACATCAgtaggagagagaaagagttttACGATCTCCTAAGTTGAAAGAGCGGTGAGAGGGGGTGCCACCTACAAAAGGGACTTCAACGCCCAAATCAAAATCCGTACAAAATGACAGAAAAGATGAGGGTGATGTGTCGTACCTCAAAAAATGGGCATGACCCTCTTCATATATACTCAAAAAATGGGATCGTTTCCTTGCTCGGATAAAGCGTATTGTCGGATCAACGGTTCATCTGGACCCGAATTCCTGCACAGTTGGACTGGACTAGAACATATTTCAATGAGTCAATCgtcaataattaataattctaATTCTATATCTAATTACATTTTGATACCTAGGATgacatataataaattttagtatattttgtatctcaacaattataaaaactttatAACATTACTACCttattttagataaatttaaaaaaaatggaattattaaataaaaatatttaatatacattaaaattaattatcaaaataacttatatatatatacactaaatAATCAAGGCATTAGAATAATTACATAATCTACAATAAACAAATAATCATACttgtttataataatataataatttttttttataaaataacaaatatatatttctatatgcaatctttgatttttcatatcTACTAACTTGATTATTGTTAAATATATAACAGGTCAAATGACTTATGCTAATCTTTCAATATTATTTTGAGTATTAACCAATTGTTTAGCATTCAAACAGAGGAGCACAAAATGGACCTCAAATTCGTCAATTTTGGGATAGGCTATGATATAGGAGTAAGATCCAAAACTGCAGTCATATTATACTTCATAAATCTTGAATATGTTCaatcaataaataaacaaatatatagTGTTTGTGACACAGGATAATAATCCATTAGTGCAGCGTGCACCAGCATTTAATATTGCTTGAAGGTAGGTGCAGCAAGAATTAGTGCCTTAATGCCTTAATGGGAACTATGATCAGTTATCAATTCTTTTCTTGACTATACTCTAATCTGCATCCACTTACCAAgtttctattttcttctgcaagaTACTTAACTAGTTAACTACTGTTTATCTAAATGGATCAGGAGCTTACCATAAATaagaattaagaaaaataagaaaaaattcatataaaaaatataagtccttctttttaaaatatttgctaTCAAAGCTACAAAACTAcgcaaatta comes from the Arachis duranensis cultivar V14167 chromosome 7, aradu.V14167.gnm2.J7QH, whole genome shotgun sequence genome and includes:
- the LOC107496090 gene encoding cytosolic enolase 3, which encodes MSVQEYLDKHMLSRKLEDAVNAAVRAKTPDPVLFISNHMKKSVQSVITKVKARQILDSRGIPTVEVDLHTNKGVFRASVPSGDSSGMYEAVELRDGDKGVYLGNGVAKAVKNINDKISEALVGMDPTLQSQIDQAMIDLDKTEKKGELGANAILAVSIAACKAGAAEKEVPLYRHIADLYGKVSPMLPVPAFTVISGGKHAGNNLAIQEIMILPTGANRFVEALQMGTETYHHLKAVITEKYGTHDCNVGESGGFAPNVSSFREALDLVKEAIRRAGYTDKIQIALDVAATNFCIGTKYDLDFKSPQKLGQNFLSAEDMVELYRELCNDFPIVSIEDPFDKEDWEHIKRFSSTGICQVVGDDLLMSNAKRIERAILEYACNALLLKINQVGTVTEVIEVVKQAKEAHWGVVTSHRCGETIDSFIADLSVGLSVGQIKAGAPCRGERLEKYIQLLRIEEELGDQAVYCGVDWKQ
- the LOC107496094 gene encoding neutral ceramidase 1, encoding MEFPSLSMRACKSKTMGGWTLLLPLVLLLWSSVVHSNSDYLIGLGSYDITGPAADVNMMGYANAEQIASGVHFRLRARAFIVAEPNGNRVVFVNLDACMASQLVTIKVLERLKARYGDLYTEKNVAISGIHTHAGPGGYLQYVVYIVTSLGFVRQSFDVIVDGIEKSIVEAHENLHPGSIFVNKGELLDAGVNRSPSIDAEWGPVGSFNWFATHGTSMSRTNALISGDNKGAAARFMEDWFERKNAVKMDNVGFEDGGIPRRISNIIPSLNDNHHELLEIAASFQSPPGRPVTKSSSIARRVRGALRQVDKPKFVSAFCQSNCGDVSPNVLGAFCIDTGLPCDFNHSTCGGKNELCYGRGPGYPDEFESTRIIGERQFKKAVELFSGASEQIKGKVDSRHAYIDFSKLQVNLPNFKVVKTCPAAMGFAFAAGTTDGPGAFDFTQGDDQGNPFWKLVRNLIRTPGQEQIDCQKPKPILLDTGEMKVPYDWAPSILPIQILRVGQFVILSVPGEFTTMAGRRLRDAVKTVLSGHKDFGNNIHVVIAGLTNTYSQYVTTFEEYEVQRYEGASTLFGPHTLSAYIQEFTKLANALISGQPVEPGPQPPDLLDKQISLLTPVVVDTTPLGSNFGDVISDVPKNSTFKRGDMVSVTFWSACPRNDLMTEGTFSLVEFLQGKETWVPTYDDDDFCLRFKWSRPSKLSSRSKATIEWRIPQDVAPGVYRIKHFGAAKSLLGSIRHFTGSSSAFVVA